A window of the Streptomyces luomodiensis genome harbors these coding sequences:
- a CDS encoding PTS sugar transporter subunit IIA, translating to MTTVTSPVAGRVIGLQAVPDPVFSGAMVGPGTAIDPVLEPFVAVAPVDGVVVSLHPHAFVVVDGEGHGVLTHLGIDTVQLNGEGFEVLINKGDTVQRGDAIVRWDPATAVAAGKSPICPIVALEATADSLTDVKEDVDVKPGDALFNW from the coding sequence ATGACCACCGTGACCTCGCCGGTCGCCGGCCGCGTGATCGGACTCCAAGCGGTTCCCGATCCGGTGTTCTCCGGCGCCATGGTCGGTCCGGGTACGGCGATCGACCCGGTGCTCGAGCCCTTTGTCGCCGTGGCTCCGGTCGACGGCGTCGTCGTCTCCCTGCACCCTCATGCGTTCGTGGTCGTGGACGGGGAGGGGCACGGCGTGCTCACCCACCTCGGCATCGACACGGTGCAGCTGAACGGCGAGGGCTTCGAGGTTCTCATCAACAAGGGGGACACCGTCCAGCGCGGCGACGCGATCGTGCGCTGGGACCCGGCCACCGCCGTGGCCGCGGGCAAGTCGCCGATCTGCCCGATCGTGGCGCTCGAGGCCACGGCCGACTCCCTCACCGACGTCAAGGAGGACGTCGATGTGAAGCCGGGCGACGCGCTCTTCAACTGGTGA
- a CDS encoding CDP-alcohol phosphatidyltransferase family protein yields MEVQETRVQTDRVLTIPNILSAARLVGVPLFLWLILRPEFGGPNSDGWALLVLALSGVSDYLDGKLARRWNQISSLGRLLDPAADRLYILSTLVGLTWREILPLWLTAVLLARELVLLVMVGILRRHGYPPPQVNFLGKAATFNLMYAFPLLLLSEGSGLLHTTAAIFGWAFAGWGTTLYWWAGVLYVVQVRRLVRADTAAD; encoded by the coding sequence GTGGAGGTACAGGAGACACGGGTCCAGACGGATCGTGTGCTCACCATCCCGAACATCCTCAGCGCTGCGCGCCTCGTCGGTGTGCCGCTTTTCCTATGGCTGATCCTTCGGCCCGAGTTCGGCGGGCCCAACAGCGACGGCTGGGCGCTGCTGGTACTGGCGCTCAGCGGGGTCAGCGACTATCTCGACGGGAAGCTGGCCCGGCGCTGGAACCAGATCAGCAGTCTTGGCCGGCTTCTGGACCCGGCGGCCGACCGCCTCTACATTTTGTCGACTCTCGTCGGTCTCACCTGGCGCGAGATCCTGCCCCTCTGGCTGACCGCGGTCCTTCTCGCGCGCGAGCTGGTGCTGCTTGTGATGGTGGGCATCCTCCGGCGGCACGGCTATCCACCGCCCCAGGTGAACTTCCTCGGCAAGGCGGCCACCTTCAACCTGATGTACGCCTTCCCCTTGCTCCTTCTGAGTGAGGGAAGTGGCCTGCTTCACACGACCGCCGCGATTTTCGGATGGGCGTTCGCCGGATGGGGTACAACACTCTATTGGTGGGCAGGAGTCCTCTACGTGGTTCAGGTCCGCCGACTCGTCAGGGCGGACACCGCGGCCGACTGA
- a CDS encoding M15 family metallopeptidase, giving the protein MPRLAVALRALALPVAALLAVSPATPARAEPEPKAPKEFVALSDVDPTIRQEIRYFTPHNFTGHPVDGYRRPMCVLTRPAAEALHRAQRRLLRRGYTLKVYDCYRPQRAVNDFVAWAKDLDDQRMKGEFYPEVDKSRLFEDGYIAEKSGHSRGSTVDLTIVRLPALPTRPYVPGEELVPCYAAKADRFPDNSVDMGTGYDCFDTLSHTLDPRITGAQRANRLLLKGTLEELGFVNLAEEWWHYTYQPEPFPDTYFDFPVARRSLTG; this is encoded by the coding sequence ATGCCAAGACTCGCCGTCGCGCTGCGCGCGCTCGCCCTGCCCGTCGCCGCTCTGCTGGCCGTCTCCCCCGCCACCCCGGCGCGGGCGGAGCCGGAGCCGAAGGCCCCCAAGGAGTTCGTGGCCCTCAGCGACGTCGATCCGACCATCCGTCAGGAGATCCGCTACTTCACCCCGCACAACTTCACCGGTCACCCGGTGGACGGCTACCGCCGGCCGATGTGCGTCCTGACCCGCCCGGCCGCCGAGGCGCTGCACCGGGCGCAGCGCCGGCTGCTGCGGCGCGGCTACACCCTGAAGGTGTACGACTGCTACCGGCCGCAGCGTGCGGTGAACGACTTCGTGGCGTGGGCCAAGGACCTCGACGACCAGCGGATGAAGGGCGAGTTCTATCCGGAGGTCGACAAGTCCCGGCTGTTCGAGGACGGCTATATCGCCGAGAAGTCGGGGCACAGCCGGGGCAGTACGGTGGATCTGACGATCGTACGGCTCCCGGCCCTGCCCACCCGCCCCTATGTGCCGGGCGAGGAGCTGGTGCCGTGCTACGCGGCCAAGGCGGACCGCTTCCCGGACAACTCCGTGGACATGGGCACCGGGTACGACTGCTTCGACACGCTCTCGCACACGCTCGATCCGCGGATCACGGGCGCGCAGCGGGCCAACCGGCTGCTGCTCAAGGGCACTCTGGAGGAGCTCGGCTTCGTCAATCTGGCCGAGGAGTGGTGGCACTACACGTACCAGCCGGAGCCGTTCCCGGACACCTACTTCGACTTCCCCGTCGCGCGCCGCTCGCTGACCGGCTGA
- a CDS encoding glycoside hydrolase family 31 protein, with the protein MNARDLVRSEKLVRSMRVICTAQGLRSLRSAWRRRRSDAVGLARRGTELARVPGEVEGAEPEPGGGVVRFARSSLRVRVTTGGAVFCGWDGAEPEPSYALAGPCPEADERAELEPDTGGGWRVVSERVTVVVSGNGTVEVRTPGGVVLRRDLPPRWWEPAGMPSAPAPDDRGVRGEGARWLQRSEVAADARFFGLGGRASGPRLRDGVYRLWNTDPGGSFGPGDDPLYLTMPVQLVVADAGTHLVFHDNSWDGAVTLREGEEGAGSGHDRPGWCRTRMEGGPLRYWVIVGTPARVLHGWTALTGAPAVPPRWALGHHHARWGFGDAAEVRRVVAGYRERGLPLSALHLDIDHLAGHRVFTVDTARFPDLPGLAAELLEDGVRLVSIVDPAVKAEPGNAVYESGAAEDVFVRDTRGREVRGVVWPGESVFPDFTDPRVRKWWGGLYAERLAQGFSGVWHDMNEPVSFAAFGEPTLPRSARHALEGRGGDHREAHNVYGLAMARAGYEALCELRPDERPFLFSRSGWAGLQRYGGSWSGDVATDWAGLRASLSLVIGLGLSGVPYSGPDIGGFTGHPSPELYLRWFQLGAYLPLFRTHSAISAGRREPWEFGPRVLEHAAAALRTRQRLLPYFMTLAQLAARTGAPYVRPVWWRTPKDRALRDCEDAFLLGDALLVAPVLEEGVRRRPVRLPRGRWYDTATDRAYDGPGQVVLDAPLSGIPVLARAGAAVPVAGPDGGVELEVWTPSQGRRGAGAGTLAVPAGDGWEKPELLRFITRLRDGAVTVEREGGGEVGYPVRIRGEAPVGETRRPRRRS; encoded by the coding sequence ATGAATGCGCGTGACCTGGTGCGGTCGGAGAAGCTGGTGCGGTCGATGAGAGTGATCTGCACGGCGCAGGGGCTGCGGTCACTGCGCTCGGCGTGGCGGCGGCGGCGTTCCGACGCGGTGGGGCTGGCTCGCCGGGGCACCGAGCTGGCCCGGGTGCCGGGTGAGGTGGAGGGGGCCGAGCCGGAGCCGGGGGGCGGGGTGGTGCGGTTCGCCCGCTCCTCGCTGCGGGTGCGGGTGACCACGGGCGGCGCGGTGTTCTGCGGCTGGGACGGGGCCGAGCCGGAGCCGTCGTACGCGCTGGCCGGGCCCTGTCCGGAGGCGGACGAGCGGGCGGAGCTGGAGCCGGACACCGGCGGCGGCTGGCGGGTGGTGTCCGAGCGGGTCACGGTGGTGGTGTCGGGGAACGGCACGGTGGAGGTGCGCACTCCGGGCGGGGTGGTGCTGCGGCGGGACCTGCCGCCGCGCTGGTGGGAGCCGGCCGGGATGCCGAGCGCCCCGGCACCCGATGACCGGGGGGTGCGCGGGGAGGGCGCCCGCTGGCTGCAGCGGTCCGAAGTGGCGGCGGACGCGCGGTTTTTCGGGCTGGGCGGGCGGGCGTCGGGGCCCCGGCTGCGGGACGGGGTGTACCGGCTGTGGAACACCGATCCGGGCGGCAGTTTCGGGCCGGGGGACGATCCGCTGTATCTGACCATGCCGGTGCAGCTGGTGGTGGCCGACGCGGGCACCCATCTGGTGTTCCACGACAACTCCTGGGACGGGGCGGTCACCCTGCGGGAGGGCGAGGAGGGCGCGGGCTCGGGCCACGACCGGCCCGGCTGGTGCCGGACGCGGATGGAGGGCGGCCCGCTGCGCTACTGGGTGATCGTGGGCACCCCGGCACGGGTGCTGCACGGCTGGACGGCGCTGACCGGCGCCCCGGCGGTCCCGCCGCGCTGGGCGCTGGGCCATCACCACGCGCGCTGGGGGTTCGGCGACGCGGCGGAGGTCCGGCGGGTGGTGGCGGGCTACCGGGAGCGGGGTCTGCCGCTGTCCGCGCTGCACCTGGACATCGACCACCTGGCCGGCCACCGGGTGTTCACGGTGGACACGGCGCGCTTTCCGGACCTGCCGGGGCTCGCCGCCGAACTGCTCGAGGACGGGGTGCGGCTGGTGTCGATCGTCGACCCGGCGGTGAAGGCGGAGCCGGGCAACGCGGTGTACGAGAGCGGGGCGGCGGAGGACGTGTTCGTGCGCGACACCCGGGGCCGCGAGGTGCGCGGGGTGGTGTGGCCGGGCGAGTCGGTGTTCCCCGACTTCACCGATCCGCGGGTGCGCAAGTGGTGGGGCGGGCTGTACGCGGAGCGGCTGGCGCAGGGCTTCTCCGGGGTGTGGCACGACATGAACGAGCCGGTGTCGTTCGCCGCCTTCGGGGAGCCCACGCTGCCGCGCTCGGCCCGGCACGCCCTGGAGGGCCGGGGCGGCGACCACCGGGAGGCGCACAACGTCTACGGGCTGGCGATGGCGCGGGCCGGCTACGAGGCGCTGTGCGAGCTGCGCCCCGACGAGCGGCCGTTTCTCTTCTCGCGCTCGGGATGGGCGGGGTTGCAGCGGTACGGGGGCAGCTGGTCCGGCGATGTGGCGACGGACTGGGCGGGGCTGCGGGCCTCGCTGTCGCTGGTGATCGGGCTGGGCCTGTCGGGGGTGCCGTACTCGGGCCCCGACATCGGCGGGTTCACCGGCCATCCCTCGCCGGAGCTGTATCTGCGCTGGTTCCAGCTGGGCGCGTATCTGCCGCTGTTCCGCACCCATTCGGCGATCTCGGCGGGGCGGCGGGAGCCGTGGGAGTTCGGGCCGCGGGTGCTGGAGCACGCGGCGGCGGCGCTGCGGACACGGCAGCGGCTGCTGCCGTACTTCATGACGCTCGCCCAGCTGGCGGCGCGCACCGGCGCCCCGTATGTGCGGCCCGTGTGGTGGCGGACGCCCAAGGACCGGGCGCTGCGGGACTGCGAGGACGCCTTCTTGCTGGGGGACGCGCTGCTGGTGGCGCCGGTGCTGGAGGAGGGCGTGCGCCGGCGGCCGGTGCGGCTGCCGCGCGGCCGCTGGTACGACACGGCGACCGACCGGGCGTACGACGGCCCCGGCCAGGTGGTGCTGGACGCCCCGCTGTCGGGCATCCCGGTGCTGGCGCGGGCCGGTGCGGCGGTGCCGGTGGCGGGGCCGGACGGCGGGGTGGAGCTGGAGGTGTGGACACCGAGCCAGGGCCGCAGGGGCGCGGGGGCGGGCACGCTGGCCGTGCCGGCGGGCGACGGCTGGGAGAAGCCGGAGCTGCTGCGGTTCATCACCCGGCTGCGGGACGGTGCGGTGACGGTCGAGCGGGAGGGCGGCGGCGAAGTGGGGTATCCGGTGCGGATACGGGGTGAGGCGCCTGTGGGGGAGACCAGGCGGCCGCGTCGCAGGAGCTGA
- a CDS encoding acetoacetate--CoA ligase, giving the protein MTTTAHPDHRPQPLWQPGADRIARSRLTAFHAWAAERHGAPAPGPDGPAADYAALHRWSVEELETFWQAVTEWFEVRFTTPYERVLADAAMPGARWFPGATLNYAEHALRAAEDPGRADTPALLHVDETHEPRPISWAELRGQVGAVAAELRRLGVRPGDRVSGYVPNIPQATVALLATAAVGAVWTSCAPDFGARSVLDRFQQVEPVVLFTVDGYRYGGKTHDRTATVAELRAELPTLRAVVHIPLLGTPAPESTLAWDDIVREPADPVFEPLPFDHPLWVLYSSGTTGLPKAIVQSQGGILVEHLKQLGLHCDLTPGDRFFWYTSTGWMMWNFLVSGLLVGATVVLYDGSPGYPDTAAQWRVAERTGTTLYGTSAAYVMACRKADVHPGRDFDLSRVKCVATTGSPLPPDGFRWIHDEVSEDMWIASVSGGTDVCSCFAGAVPTLPVYVGELQAPALGTDLQAWDPLGEPVVDEVGELIVTRPMPSMPVRFWNDPDGTRYRDSYFEMFPGAWRHGDWITLTSRGTVVIHGRSDSTLNRQGVRMGSADIYEAVERLPEIRESLVIGVEQPDGGYWMPLFVHLAPGATLDEELLARIKTTIRTQLSPRHVPDEVIEVPGVPHTLTGKRIEVPVKRLLQGTSLDKAVNPGSVDDVELLRFYESLARKKGDATA; this is encoded by the coding sequence ATGACCACCACAGCGCACCCCGACCACCGGCCACAGCCCCTGTGGCAGCCCGGCGCGGACCGGATCGCCCGGTCCCGGCTGACCGCCTTCCACGCCTGGGCGGCCGAGCGCCACGGCGCGCCCGCGCCGGGCCCGGACGGCCCGGCCGCGGACTACGCCGCACTGCACCGCTGGTCGGTGGAGGAGCTGGAGACCTTCTGGCAGGCGGTCACCGAATGGTTCGAGGTGCGCTTCACCACCCCGTACGAACGGGTGCTCGCCGACGCCGCCATGCCCGGCGCCCGCTGGTTCCCCGGCGCCACCCTCAACTACGCCGAGCACGCCCTGCGCGCCGCCGAGGACCCCGGCCGCGCCGACACCCCCGCGCTGCTCCACGTCGACGAGACCCATGAGCCACGCCCGATCAGCTGGGCCGAACTGCGTGGCCAGGTCGGCGCCGTCGCCGCCGAACTGCGCCGCCTCGGCGTCCGCCCCGGCGACCGGGTCAGCGGCTACGTCCCCAACATCCCCCAGGCCACCGTCGCCCTCCTGGCCACCGCCGCCGTCGGCGCCGTATGGACCTCCTGCGCCCCCGACTTCGGCGCCCGCAGCGTCCTGGACCGCTTCCAGCAGGTCGAACCGGTGGTGCTGTTCACCGTCGACGGCTACCGCTACGGCGGGAAGACCCACGACCGCACCGCCACCGTGGCCGAACTGCGCGCCGAGCTGCCCACCCTGCGCGCCGTCGTGCACATCCCGCTGCTGGGCACCCCCGCTCCCGAGTCCACGCTGGCCTGGGACGACATCGTCCGCGAACCGGCGGACCCGGTGTTCGAGCCACTGCCCTTCGACCATCCGCTGTGGGTGCTGTACTCCTCGGGCACCACCGGGCTGCCCAAGGCGATCGTGCAGTCCCAGGGCGGCATCCTGGTGGAGCACCTCAAGCAGCTCGGCCTGCACTGCGACCTCACACCCGGCGATCGCTTCTTCTGGTACACCTCCACCGGCTGGATGATGTGGAACTTCCTGGTGTCCGGCCTGCTGGTGGGCGCCACCGTCGTCCTCTACGACGGCAGCCCCGGCTATCCGGACACCGCCGCCCAGTGGCGCGTCGCCGAACGCACCGGGACCACGCTCTACGGCACCTCCGCCGCCTACGTCATGGCCTGCCGCAAGGCCGACGTCCACCCCGGCCGCGACTTCGACCTCTCCCGGGTGAAGTGCGTCGCCACCACCGGCTCCCCGCTGCCGCCCGACGGCTTCCGCTGGATCCACGACGAGGTGTCCGAGGACATGTGGATCGCCTCCGTCAGCGGCGGCACCGATGTGTGCAGCTGCTTCGCGGGCGCCGTGCCCACCCTCCCCGTCTACGTCGGCGAACTCCAGGCCCCCGCCCTGGGCACCGACCTCCAGGCGTGGGACCCGCTGGGCGAACCGGTGGTCGACGAGGTCGGCGAGCTGATCGTGACCCGGCCCATGCCGTCGATGCCGGTCCGCTTCTGGAACGACCCCGACGGCACCCGCTACCGCGACAGCTACTTCGAGATGTTCCCCGGCGCGTGGCGCCACGGCGACTGGATCACCCTGACCTCACGCGGCACCGTGGTCATCCACGGCCGCTCCGACTCCACCCTCAACCGGCAGGGCGTACGGATGGGCTCCGCCGACATCTACGAGGCGGTCGAACGGCTCCCGGAGATCCGCGAATCCCTCGTCATCGGCGTCGAACAGCCCGACGGCGGCTACTGGATGCCCCTCTTCGTCCACCTGGCCCCGGGCGCCACGCTCGACGAGGAGCTCCTGGCCCGCATCAAGACCACCATCCGCACCCAGCTCTCCCCGCGCCATGTCCCCGACGAGGTCATCGAGGTCCCCGGCGTACCGCACACCCTCACGGGCAAGCGCATCGAGGTCCCGGTCAAGCGCCTCCTTCAGGGCACCTCCCTGGACAAGGCGGTCAACCCGGGCTCGGTGGACGACGTGGAACTGCTGCGCTTCTACGAAAGCCTGGCCCGGAAGAAGGGCGACGCGACCGCCTAG
- the ptsP gene encoding phosphoenolpyruvate--protein phosphotransferase yields the protein METTLRGVGVSHGVAIGEVRHMGTAVLEPPAKQIPADEAPREQGRARQAVEAVAADLIARGNLAGGEAQAVLEAQAMMAQDPELIADVERRIAVGSTAERAVYDAFAAYRALLAGAGDYLAGRVADLDDVRNRIVARLLGVPMPGVPDSDEPYVLIARDLAPADTALLDPTLVLGFVTEEGGPTSHSAILARALGVPAVVALPGAGDLVEGTLIAVDGSTGEIFVSPSEEKRAELTRAAEERRAALAASSGPGATSDGHKVPLLANVGGPADVPAAVEAGAEGVGLFRTEFLFLDDSTKAPSEEKQVAAYRQVLEAFPEGRVVVRVLDAGADKPLDFLTPADEPNPALGVRGLRTLLDHPEVLRTQLAALAKASEGLPVYLEVMAPMVADRLDAKAFADACREAGLRAKFGAMVEIPSAALRARSILQEVEFLSLGTNDLAQYTFAADRQVGAVSRLQDPWQPALLDLVAASAEAAQAEGKSCGVCGEAASDPLLACVLTGLGVTSLSMGAASIPYVRATLAKHTLAQCERAASAARAADTAEDARRAAQAVLSGE from the coding sequence ATGGAGACAACGCTGCGAGGCGTCGGCGTGAGCCACGGGGTGGCCATCGGCGAGGTGCGCCATATGGGAACGGCGGTCCTGGAGCCGCCGGCGAAGCAGATTCCGGCCGATGAGGCGCCGCGTGAGCAGGGGCGGGCGCGCCAGGCCGTGGAGGCCGTGGCGGCCGATCTGATCGCGCGCGGCAATCTGGCGGGCGGTGAGGCCCAGGCCGTGCTCGAGGCGCAGGCCATGATGGCGCAGGACCCGGAGCTGATCGCCGATGTCGAGCGGCGTATCGCCGTGGGCAGCACCGCCGAGCGCGCGGTGTACGACGCCTTCGCCGCGTACCGCGCGCTGCTCGCCGGGGCCGGGGACTATCTGGCGGGGCGGGTGGCCGACCTCGACGATGTGCGGAACCGGATCGTGGCGCGGCTGCTGGGCGTGCCGATGCCGGGGGTGCCGGACAGTGATGAGCCCTATGTGCTGATCGCGCGGGATCTCGCACCCGCCGACACCGCGCTGCTCGACCCGACGCTGGTGCTGGGGTTCGTGACCGAGGAGGGCGGGCCGACGAGCCACAGCGCGATCCTCGCCCGTGCCCTGGGGGTGCCGGCCGTGGTCGCGTTGCCCGGTGCCGGGGATCTGGTCGAGGGAACCCTGATCGCCGTGGACGGCAGCACGGGTGAGATCTTCGTGTCGCCGAGCGAGGAGAAGCGGGCCGAGCTGACGCGGGCCGCCGAGGAGCGCCGGGCCGCGCTGGCCGCCTCCTCCGGTCCGGGTGCGACGTCGGACGGGCACAAGGTGCCGCTGCTGGCGAACGTCGGCGGGCCGGCCGATGTGCCGGCGGCGGTCGAGGCGGGCGCCGAGGGTGTGGGGCTGTTCCGGACCGAGTTCCTCTTCCTCGACGACAGCACCAAGGCGCCGTCGGAGGAGAAGCAGGTCGCGGCGTACCGGCAGGTGCTGGAGGCGTTCCCCGAGGGCCGGGTGGTGGTGCGGGTCCTGGACGCGGGTGCGGACAAGCCGCTGGACTTCCTCACCCCGGCCGATGAGCCCAACCCGGCGCTGGGCGTACGCGGTCTGCGGACCCTGCTGGACCACCCCGAGGTGCTGCGGACGCAGCTCGCGGCGCTGGCCAAGGCGTCCGAGGGGCTGCCGGTCTATCTCGAGGTCATGGCCCCGATGGTGGCCGACCGGCTGGACGCCAAGGCGTTCGCGGACGCGTGCCGTGAGGCGGGGCTGCGGGCCAAGTTCGGCGCGATGGTGGAGATTCCGTCCGCGGCGCTGCGGGCGCGCTCGATCCTTCAGGAGGTCGAGTTCCTGTCGCTGGGCACCAACGACCTGGCGCAGTACACCTTCGCGGCCGACCGTCAGGTGGGTGCGGTCTCGCGGTTGCAGGACCCGTGGCAGCCCGCGCTGCTCGACCTGGTGGCGGCGTCGGCGGAGGCCGCGCAGGCCGAGGGCAAGAGCTGTGGGGTCTGTGGTGAGGCCGCTTCCGACCCGCTGCTGGCGTGTGTGCTGACCGGTCTGGGTGTCACCAGCCTCTCCATGGGTGCCGCGTCCATTCCGTATGTGCGCGCGACGCTGGCCAAGCACACGCTCGCGCAGTGCGAGCGGGCCGCCTCCGCGGCGCGTGCGGCGGACACCGCCGAGGACGCCCGCCGCGCGGCGCAGGCGGTGCTGTCCGGCGAATGA
- a CDS encoding aminotransferase class I/II-fold pyridoxal phosphate-dependent enzyme: MATQYEINGASAKGIAASVEQGVVEGALAPGTALPPVRRLAERLGISPGTVATAYKELRRRGIVVTHGRGGTVVAPTPAVASRRPPPVPEGVRDLASGQPDPAFLPALLPAARLSPGVRSHRARPRLAGLEELARAWYERDGVPAEHLTFAHGALDCVARLLSVELRPGDAVAMEDPGYHHLLDLVPALGLRSVPVAVDDEGIRPDALRTALRSGARALVHSPRGQNPYGGWFSARRREALLAVLDEVPEVLVIEDDHAADIAGVPLHSLTTGGLARWAQVRTVSKHLGTDLRWGALACDRTTLARHDGRMLLTSGWVSHVLQETVARLMTDPRTQALVAGARAAYARRRAALLAALSARGIAAHGASGMNLWVPVRDEAAVVNGLRTRGWWVAAGARFRLASGPGVRITAAALAEGDAEALAEDLAGVLGEAQATYGG, from the coding sequence GTGGCGACACAATATGAGATCAACGGTGCGTCGGCCAAGGGGATTGCCGCGTCCGTCGAACAGGGCGTGGTGGAGGGTGCGTTGGCGCCCGGCACCGCGCTGCCCCCGGTGCGTCGGCTGGCCGAGCGGCTGGGCATCAGCCCCGGCACCGTCGCGACCGCCTACAAGGAGCTGCGGCGGCGCGGGATCGTGGTGACGCACGGGCGGGGCGGCACGGTGGTCGCCCCGACGCCGGCGGTCGCCTCGCGCCGCCCGCCGCCGGTGCCGGAGGGGGTGCGCGATCTGGCGAGCGGTCAGCCCGATCCGGCCTTCCTCCCCGCGCTGCTGCCGGCCGCCCGGCTGTCCCCCGGGGTCCGGTCGCACCGCGCCCGGCCCCGGCTGGCCGGTCTGGAGGAGCTGGCCCGTGCCTGGTACGAGCGCGACGGCGTACCGGCCGAGCACCTCACCTTCGCCCACGGCGCGCTGGACTGCGTGGCCCGGCTGCTGTCGGTCGAGCTCCGGCCGGGTGACGCGGTGGCGATGGAGGACCCCGGCTACCACCATCTCCTCGACCTCGTCCCGGCGCTGGGGCTGCGCAGTGTGCCGGTGGCCGTGGACGACGAGGGCATCCGGCCGGACGCGCTACGGACGGCGCTGCGGTCCGGGGCCCGTGCGCTGGTCCACAGCCCCCGCGGGCAGAACCCTTACGGCGGCTGGTTCTCGGCGCGGCGCCGGGAGGCGCTGCTGGCGGTGCTGGACGAGGTGCCCGAGGTGCTGGTGATCGAGGACGACCACGCCGCGGACATCGCCGGGGTGCCGCTGCACAGCCTCACCACGGGCGGCCTCGCCCGCTGGGCGCAGGTGCGCACGGTCTCCAAGCACCTGGGCACGGACCTGCGGTGGGGGGCGCTCGCCTGCGACCGTACGACGCTGGCGCGCCATGACGGCCGGATGCTGCTGACCTCGGGCTGGGTCAGCCATGTGCTCCAGGAGACGGTCGCCCGGCTGATGACCGATCCGCGGACCCAGGCCCTGGTCGCCGGGGCGCGGGCCGCCTACGCCAGGCGGCGTGCGGCCCTGCTGGCCGCGCTGTCGGCCCGGGGGATCGCGGCGCACGGGGCGAGCGGGATGAATCTGTGGGTACCGGTCCGGGACGAGGCGGCGGTGGTCAACGGGCTGCGGACGCGCGGGTGGTGGGTGGCGGCCGGGGCGAGGTTCCGGCTGGCGTCCGGGCCGGGGGTGCGGATCACGGCTGCGGCGCTGGCGGAGGGGGACGCGGAGGCGTTGGCGGAGGATCTGGCGGGGGTGCTCGGGGAGGCGCAGGCGACGTATGGGGGGTAG
- a CDS encoding MFS transporter — MGTSARRTALIERIPGGRDGRRMLIVGFVDRIGSGLWGATAALYFTYAAGLGTAEIGLLLAVSGCVGIAGPPLGGLLADRVPLRPLLITVQLARAAASLALLATTDLRLLLAIASVGSLGDRAASVLTKLYATRVAGPDRARYQAINRTAVNIGWGVGGLIAAAALTGGTVTVYRWLLIGDALSFLASALLTLGCAEPPSASRIAAEPAPSPSEPAPAAEKTAAPNPWRDRRYLAYTASEAVLFLDDSVFKVGLPLWSVTATSAPHQLVPLLLVLNNVLVVLFQVPFARFGATPHTARTSLWPLAGAFLLGGAALAVSTAGAPWLAAVTLLLAATAFTVAEMLHATISWELSVALAPPTAQGAYLGVHGLAQAVQRSAGPLAVTAAIAAGPLGWLGLGAGLAAMCGAQRHLVRDRGDGALSVAPVTLSEH; from the coding sequence GTGGGCACGTCCGCACGGCGCACCGCACTCATCGAACGCATCCCCGGCGGCCGGGACGGCCGCCGCATGCTGATCGTCGGCTTCGTCGACCGGATCGGCTCGGGCCTGTGGGGCGCGACCGCCGCCCTCTACTTCACCTACGCCGCCGGACTCGGCACCGCCGAGATCGGCCTGCTGCTCGCCGTGTCCGGATGCGTGGGCATCGCCGGCCCGCCCCTCGGCGGCCTCCTCGCCGACCGCGTCCCGCTGCGCCCGCTCCTGATCACCGTGCAACTGGCGCGCGCCGCCGCCTCACTCGCCCTGCTCGCCACGACCGATCTCCGGCTGCTGCTCGCCATCGCCTCGGTGGGCAGCCTCGGCGACCGCGCGGCCTCGGTGCTGACCAAGTTGTACGCGACCCGCGTCGCGGGCCCCGACCGCGCCCGATACCAGGCCATCAACCGCACCGCCGTCAACATCGGCTGGGGCGTCGGCGGTCTGATCGCGGCCGCGGCGCTCACCGGCGGCACCGTCACCGTCTACCGCTGGCTCCTCATCGGCGACGCGCTCTCCTTCCTCGCCTCCGCGCTGCTCACCCTCGGCTGTGCCGAACCGCCCTCGGCCTCCCGCATCGCGGCCGAGCCCGCCCCGAGCCCCAGCGAACCCGCCCCCGCTGCCGAGAAGACCGCCGCCCCCAACCCCTGGCGCGACCGCCGCTATCTCGCCTACACCGCCAGCGAGGCCGTCCTGTTCCTCGACGATTCCGTCTTCAAGGTCGGCCTGCCCCTGTGGAGCGTGACCGCCACCAGCGCACCGCACCAGCTGGTCCCCCTGCTGCTCGTCCTCAACAACGTGCTCGTGGTCCTCTTCCAGGTCCCGTTCGCCCGCTTCGGAGCCACCCCGCACACCGCACGCACCTCGCTGTGGCCGCTGGCGGGCGCCTTCCTCCTCGGCGGGGCCGCGCTGGCCGTCTCGACGGCCGGCGCGCCCTGGCTCGCGGCCGTCACGCTGCTGCTGGCCGCGACCGCCTTCACCGTCGCGGAGATGCTGCACGCCACGATCTCCTGGGAGCTGTCCGTCGCCCTCGCCCCGCCCACCGCACAGGGCGCCTACCTCGGCGTGCACGGCCTGGCCCAGGCCGTGCAGCGCAGCGCGGGACCACTCGCGGTGACCGCGGCGATCGCGGCGGGCCCCCTCGGCTGGCTCGGCCTCGGCGCCGGGCTCGCCGCGATGTGCGGCGCCCAGCGCCACCTGGTACGGGACCGCGGTGACGGAGCGTTGTCAGTGGCCCCGGTTACGCTGAGTGAGCACTGA